One genomic segment of Arcobacter porcinus includes these proteins:
- the rplK gene encoding 50S ribosomal protein L11 — MAKKIQGYLKLQIPAGAANPSPPVGPALGQRGVNIMEFCKAFNEKTKDKAGYRLPVVITIFTDKSFTFEVKQPPMTELIKKISGIKKGSDNPLKNKVGKLSKAQIMEIVDLKIKDLNTDDKEQAAKIVAGSARSIGVDVEL, encoded by the coding sequence ATGGCTAAGAAGATTCAAGGTTATTTAAAACTACAAATACCTGCAGGAGCGGCAAATCCATCACCTCCAGTTGGTCCAGCTTTAGGACAAAGAGGTGTTAATATTATGGAATTTTGTAAAGCATTTAATGAAAAAACTAAAGATAAAGCAGGTTATAGATTACCAGTTGTTATCACAATTTTTACAGATAAAAGCTTTACATTTGAAGTTAAACAACCACCAATGACTGAGTTAATTAAAAAAATCTCAGGAATTAAAAAAGGTAGTGATAATCCACTTAAAAATAAAGTTGGAAAATTATCAAAAGCACAGATTATGGAGATCGTTGATTTAAAAATCAAAGATTTAAATACTGATGACAAAGAACAAGCTGCAAAAATTGTTGCTGGTTCAGCAAGATCAATCGGAGTTGATGTAGAACTATAA
- the rpmG gene encoding 50S ribosomal protein L33, producing the protein MRIKIGLKCQESGDINYTTWKNPKTHTEKFEVKKYCPRLKKHTIHKEVKLKS; encoded by the coding sequence ATAAGAATTAAAATAGGATTAAAATGTCAAGAAAGTGGAGACATTAACTACACTACTTGGAAAAATCCAAAAACTCATACTGAAAAGTTTGAAGTAAAAAAATATTGTCCAAGATTAAAAAAACACACTATTCATAAAGAAGTGAAGTTAAAATCTTAG
- the rplJ gene encoding 50S ribosomal protein L10, translated as MTRQEKSEIIDFLSAEFKNSLAVVVCDYKGLTHKELETLRKNARDNNTKVQVIKNTLVAKAVKAAELGDIDLSGTNIYLWSEDQISACKVADKFVTAMKDKFTIKSGIIEGEIVDAAKVNAFAKLPSREELLGMLASVWMGPVRNFTIGLDALRRKKEEEAA; from the coding sequence ATGACAAGACAAGAAAAATCAGAAATTATTGATTTTCTATCTGCTGAGTTTAAAAACTCTTTAGCTGTTGTTGTTTGTGATTATAAAGGACTTACTCATAAAGAGCTAGAAACTTTAAGAAAAAATGCAAGAGACAATAATACTAAAGTTCAAGTTATTAAAAATACTTTAGTTGCAAAAGCTGTTAAAGCTGCAGAATTAGGAGATATTGATTTATCTGGAACAAATATCTATCTTTGGTCTGAAGATCAAATTTCAGCTTGTAAAGTAGCTGATAAATTTGTTACTGCTATGAAAGATAAGTTTACAATTAAATCAGGAATTATTGAAGGTGAGATCGTTGATGCTGCAAAAGTTAATGCGTTCGCTAAATTACCATCAAGAGAAGAACTTCTTGGAATGCTTGCATCTGTATGGATGGGACCTGTTAGAAACTTTACTATTGGTCTTGATGCTCTTAGAAGAAAAAAAGAAGAAGAGGCTGCTTAA
- the murD gene encoding UDP-N-acetylmuramoyl-L-alanine--D-glutamate ligase yields the protein MKKIRILGKGKTALALKEVYKDAEIFDDSEIELFDKESDILTVVSPGIPPNNILVKSSKNLISDYDLFYEDMPFSIWISGTNGKTTTTQMSQVVLEDLNSSYGGNIGVPLSLLDKSKNIWILETSSFTLHYTKKAKPNIYILLPISQDHISWHGSYEAYKEAKLKPLEFMQENDVAIIPSEFKDIKTSAHLITYSNSDDLCDYFKISKEKINFKEPFLLDAILALCTKKILTDKIDYEKINSFKIDKHKVEEFYDKKNRLWIDDSKATNYDATLNALIPYSDKKLHLILGGDDKGVELNILFETISKMNLIVYAIGSNYNRVITYCKTYNIEVIECKTLDVAVNKIDKNLQKDDIAILSPAAASLDQYSSYIQRGEEFKKFVISLS from the coding sequence ATGAAAAAAATAAGAATTTTAGGAAAAGGTAAAACAGCACTTGCATTAAAAGAAGTTTATAAAGATGCAGAAATTTTTGATGATAGTGAAATAGAGTTATTTGATAAAGAATCAGATATTTTAACTGTTGTAAGTCCTGGAATCCCGCCAAATAATATATTAGTAAAATCTTCAAAGAATTTAATTAGTGATTATGATCTTTTTTATGAAGATATGCCATTTTCTATCTGGATTAGTGGAACAAATGGAAAAACAACAACAACTCAAATGAGTCAAGTTGTTTTAGAAGATTTAAATTCTTCTTACGGAGGAAATATAGGAGTTCCACTTAGTTTACTTGATAAAAGCAAGAATATATGGATTTTAGAAACATCATCTTTTACTCTTCACTATACAAAAAAAGCAAAGCCAAATATTTATATACTACTTCCAATCTCTCAAGATCATATATCTTGGCATGGTTCTTATGAAGCATATAAAGAAGCAAAACTAAAACCATTGGAGTTTATGCAAGAAAATGATGTTGCTATTATTCCTAGTGAATTTAAAGATATAAAAACATCTGCACATCTCATTACTTATTCAAATAGTGATGATTTATGTGATTATTTTAAAATAAGCAAAGAGAAGATAAATTTTAAAGAACCATTTTTATTAGATGCAATTTTAGCTCTTTGCACAAAAAAGATATTAACTGATAAGATAGATTATGAAAAGATAAATAGTTTTAAAATAGATAAACATAAGGTTGAAGAATTTTATGATAAAAAAAATAGACTTTGGATTGATGATAGCAAAGCAACAAACTATGATGCAACATTAAATGCACTTATTCCTTACTCTGATAAAAAATTACATTTGATTTTAGGAGGAGATGATAAGGGAGTAGAATTAAATATTTTATTTGAAACTATATCTAAAATGAATCTTATAGTGTATGCTATTGGTTCAAATTATAATAGAGTTATTACATATTGTAAAACTTATAATATAGAAGTAATTGAGTGTAAAACTCTTGATGTTGCAGTTAATAAAATAGATAAAAACTTACAAAAAGATGATATTGCTATTTTGTCACCAGCAGCAGCATCTTTAGATCAATATAGCTCATATATACAAAGAGGAGAAGAATTTAAAAAGTTTGTGATTAGTTTAAGTTAA
- the nusG gene encoding transcription termination/antitermination protein NusG — MAHKWYAIQTYSGSELAVKRAILKLADEMEDDRIAEVLVPTEDLIEVKKGKKVIIERPLYPAYAFAKIDLDTALWHRIQSMPKVGRFIGESKKPTALSEKDINLILEKAKNKAAAKPKISFDEGEMVRINEGPFANFNGIVEDFDLVSGILKLNVSIFGRNTPVEISYTQVERIV, encoded by the coding sequence ATGGCACATAAATGGTACGCAATACAGACTTATTCTGGAAGTGAGTTAGCTGTAAAAAGAGCAATATTAAAATTAGCAGATGAGATGGAAGATGATAGAATAGCAGAAGTTCTAGTTCCAACAGAAGATTTAATAGAAGTAAAAAAAGGTAAAAAGGTTATTATAGAAAGACCACTTTACCCAGCTTATGCATTTGCAAAAATTGATTTAGATACAGCACTTTGGCATAGAATTCAATCAATGCCAAAAGTTGGAAGATTTATTGGGGAATCAAAAAAGCCAACAGCTTTAAGTGAAAAAGATATTAATCTAATTTTAGAAAAAGCTAAAAATAAAGCAGCAGCAAAACCAAAAATATCTTTTGATGAAGGTGAAATGGTTAGAATAAACGAAGGACCATTTGCAAACTTTAATGGTATTGTTGAAGACTTTGATTTGGTTTCAGGAATTTTGAAACTTAATGTTTCAATTTTTGGAAGAAATACTCCTGTTGAGATATCTTATACTCAAGTAGAGAGAATAGTATAA
- the mraY gene encoding phospho-N-acetylmuramoyl-pentapeptide-transferase, which yields MFYWFYRHLDINIFQYISVRAGISFFVAFILTMYLMPKFIKWAKSKNASQPIYELAPENHKQKAGTPTMGGVVFIFSAIIATLLTAKLNNFYVYGGLLTLALFSLIGIQDDFKKITKAKNSEGLSARMKLLFQFLSALIVVALIYYLGHTSSLYVPFYKYPIFEMGIFSIVFWMFIIVGSSNAVNLTDGLDGLATVPSILAFSTLSVLVYIVGHTVFANYLLLPSVSIAGELAILGAAIVGSLIAFLWFNAYPAEVFMGDSGSLPLGALMGFLAIVSKSEILLLLIGFIFVLETVSVMLQVGSYKLRQKRVFLMAPIHHHFEQKGWKENKIIVRFWIIAFMSNLIALLSLKLR from the coding sequence TTGTTTTACTGGTTTTATAGACACCTAGATATCAATATCTTTCAATACATTTCTGTTCGTGCAGGAATTAGTTTTTTTGTAGCATTTATTTTAACAATGTATCTAATGCCAAAATTTATAAAATGGGCAAAAAGCAAGAATGCTTCGCAACCAATTTATGAATTAGCTCCTGAAAATCATAAGCAAAAAGCAGGAACTCCAACTATGGGTGGAGTTGTTTTTATATTTTCTGCCATTATAGCTACACTTTTAACAGCAAAATTAAATAATTTTTATGTATATGGTGGATTATTGACATTAGCACTTTTTTCACTTATTGGAATACAAGATGATTTTAAAAAAATAACTAAAGCAAAAAACTCAGAAGGATTAAGTGCAAGAATGAAATTGTTATTTCAATTTTTAAGTGCATTAATAGTTGTTGCTTTAATTTATTATTTAGGACATACAAGTAGTTTATATGTACCTTTTTATAAATATCCTATCTTTGAAATGGGAATCTTTTCAATAGTTTTTTGGATGTTTATAATAGTTGGTTCTTCAAATGCTGTGAATTTAACAGATGGACTTGATGGTTTAGCAACAGTACCTTCAATTTTAGCATTTTCAACTCTATCTGTATTAGTATATATTGTAGGACATACAGTATTTGCAAATTATTTATTATTACCAAGTGTTAGTATAGCTGGTGAATTAGCAATTTTAGGAGCTGCAATAGTAGGTTCTTTAATAGCATTTTTATGGTTCAATGCTTATCCAGCTGAAGTTTTCATGGGTGATAGTGGTTCTTTACCTTTAGGAGCATTAATGGGGTTTTTAGCAATTGTTTCAAAATCTGAAATACTATTACTTCTTATTGGATTTATATTTGTTTTGGAAACAGTTTCTGTTATGCTTCAAGTAGGTTCATACAAATTAAGACAAAAAAGAGTATTTCTTATGGCTCCTATACATCATCATTTTGAACAAAAAGGATGGAAAGAAAATAAGATAATTGTAAGATTTTGGATAATAGCATTTATGTCAAATTTAATAGCACTTCTAAGTTTAAAGTTAAGATAA
- the rplA gene encoding 50S ribosomal protein L1 — protein sequence MAKISKRYKALSSKVEDRKYSLEEACNLIKDLKSAKFDESVEIALNLNVDPRHADQMIRGAVVLPNGTGKTVRVAVFAKGVKMDEAKAAGADIVGNDDLAEAIQAGNINFDVLVATPDCMGIVGKVGRILGPKGLMPNPKTGTVTMDVTKAVNDAKGGQVTYKVDKKGNMQAAIGKVSFSAEAIKENAEAFISAINKAKPSTAKGRYIANAAISLTMSPSVILDNMELLEIR from the coding sequence ATGGCAAAAATTTCAAAAAGATATAAAGCATTAAGTTCTAAAGTTGAAGATAGAAAATACTCTTTAGAAGAAGCTTGTAATTTAATAAAAGATTTAAAATCTGCTAAGTTTGATGAGAGTGTTGAAATTGCACTTAACTTAAATGTTGATCCAAGACATGCAGATCAAATGATTAGAGGAGCAGTTGTTCTTCCAAATGGTACAGGTAAAACTGTAAGAGTTGCTGTTTTTGCAAAAGGTGTAAAAATGGATGAAGCTAAAGCAGCTGGTGCTGATATTGTTGGTAATGATGATTTAGCTGAAGCGATTCAAGCTGGAAACATCAATTTTGATGTTCTAGTTGCAACTCCTGATTGTATGGGAATTGTTGGTAAAGTAGGAAGAATACTTGGGCCAAAAGGTTTAATGCCAAATCCAAAAACAGGAACTGTTACAATGGATGTAACAAAAGCTGTTAATGATGCAAAAGGTGGTCAAGTTACATATAAAGTTGATAAAAAAGGTAACATGCAAGCAGCTATTGGAAAAGTATCTTTTTCAGCAGAAGCTATTAAAGAGAATGCAGAAGCTTTTATTTCAGCTATTAATAAAGCAAAACCATCAACTGCAAAAGGTAGATATATTGCTAATGCAGCTATTAGTTTAACTATGAGCCCATCAGTTATTTTAGATAACATGGAACTTTTAGAAATTAGATAA
- the tuf gene encoding elongation factor Tu, with amino-acid sequence MAKEKFSRNKPHVNIGTIGHVDHGKTTTTAAISAVLALQYGGEMKDYDQIDNAPEERERGITIATSHIEYETDKRHYAHVDCPGHADYVKNMITGAAQMDGAILVIASTDGPMAQTREHILLSKQVGVPYIVVFLNKEDQLDPSDKDEMLELVEMEIRELLSTYDFPGDDTPIVAGSAFQALEEAKKGSVGPWGEKIVALMAAVDEYIPTPERDTDKPFLMPVEDVFSISGRGTVVTGRIELGTIKVGEEIEIVGFGDTRKTTVTGVEMFRKEMDQGQAGDNCGILLRGIKKEDVERGQVLCKPGTIKPHTSFKCEVYILSKEEGGRHTPFFSGYRPQFYVRTTDVTGSCTLAEGTEMVMPGDNVEMTVELVAPIALEKGTKFAIREGGRTVGAGVVSEIIK; translated from the coding sequence ATGGCAAAAGAAAAGTTTTCAAGAAATAAACCGCACGTAAATATCGGTACAATTGGTCACGTTGACCACGGTAAAACAACTACAACTGCTGCAATTTCAGCAGTTTTAGCTCTACAATATGGTGGAGAGATGAAAGATTATGATCAAATCGATAATGCTCCAGAAGAGAGAGAAAGAGGAATTACTATTGCTACTTCTCACATTGAGTATGAAACAGATAAAAGACACTACGCACACGTAGATTGTCCAGGTCACGCGGATTATGTTAAAAACATGATTACTGGTGCTGCTCAAATGGATGGTGCTATTTTAGTTATCGCTTCAACAGATGGGCCAATGGCTCAAACTAGAGAGCACATTCTTCTTTCTAAACAAGTTGGAGTACCATACATTGTTGTATTCTTAAACAAAGAAGATCAATTAGATCCATCAGATAAAGATGAGATGCTAGAATTAGTTGAAATGGAAATTAGAGAATTACTTTCAACTTATGATTTCCCAGGAGATGATACACCAATCGTTGCTGGTTCTGCATTCCAAGCTTTAGAAGAAGCTAAAAAAGGTTCAGTTGGACCATGGGGGGAAAAAATTGTTGCTCTAATGGCTGCAGTTGATGAGTATATCCCAACTCCAGAAAGAGATACTGATAAACCATTCTTAATGCCTGTTGAAGACGTTTTCTCAATTTCAGGAAGAGGAACAGTTGTTACTGGAAGAATTGAACTAGGAACAATTAAAGTTGGTGAAGAGATCGAAATCGTTGGATTTGGAGATACAAGAAAAACAACAGTTACTGGTGTTGAAATGTTCAGAAAAGAGATGGATCAAGGTCAAGCTGGTGATAACTGTGGTATTCTTTTAAGAGGTATCAAAAAAGAAGATGTTGAAAGAGGTCAAGTTCTTTGTAAACCAGGAACAATTAAACCACATACATCATTCAAATGTGAAGTTTATATTCTTTCAAAAGAAGAAGGTGGAAGACATACTCCATTCTTTAGTGGATATAGACCACAATTCTATGTTAGAACAACAGACGTTACAGGTTCTTGTACATTAGCAGAAGGTACAGAAATGGTTATGCCAGGTGATAACGTTGAAATGACAGTTGAATTAGTTGCTCCAATTGCTCTAGAAAAAGGAACAAAGTTCGCTATTAGAGAAGGTGGAAGAACTGTTGGTGCTGGAGTTGTTTCAGAAATCATCAAATAA
- the rplL gene encoding 50S ribosomal protein L7/L12, giving the protein MAISKEDVLEFISGLSVLELSELVKEFEEKFGVSAQPVAVAGGAVAAVEAAEEKTEFDVIILDSGDKKINVIKEIRAITGLGLKEAKDAAEQTPSTIKEGISKADADAIKAQLEAAGAKVEVK; this is encoded by the coding sequence ATGGCAATTTCTAAAGAAGACGTTTTAGAATTTATCTCTGGATTATCAGTATTAGAATTATCAGAGTTAGTAAAAGAATTTGAAGAAAAATTTGGTGTATCTGCACAACCTGTTGCAGTTGCTGGTGGAGCAGTTGCTGCTGTTGAAGCTGCTGAAGAAAAAACTGAATTTGATGTAATTATCTTAGATTCAGGAGATAAAAAAATCAACGTAATTAAAGAGATCAGAGCAATTACAGGTCTTGGATTAAAAGAAGCTAAAGATGCAGCTGAGCAAACTCCTTCAACAATTAAAGAAGGAATTTCTAAAGCTGATGCTGATGCAATCAAAGCTCAACTTGAAGCAGCTGGTGCTAAAGTAGAAGTTAAGTAA
- the secE gene encoding preprotein translocase subunit SecE translates to MSKASNYFNSVKAELSKVIFPIKEQIRTAYISVFIVVTVIAIFLALIDGAMSLGLSMILG, encoded by the coding sequence TTGAGTAAAGCTAGTAATTATTTTAACAGTGTAAAAGCTGAACTATCTAAAGTGATATTTCCTATAAAAGAACAAATTAGAACAGCTTATATTTCGGTATTTATAGTTGTTACAGTTATAGCTATATTTTTAGCTTTAATTGATGGGGCTATGTCTCTTGGCCTATCAATGATACTAGGATAA
- the rpoB gene encoding DNA-directed RNA polymerase subunit beta, whose amino-acid sequence MLNSLKSGNRLRVDFAKNPQKIEIPNLLQLQQNSYDSFLMVDKKDRSQAGIEKVFKTIFPIHDAQSRLTLDYLGSEVGKPRYDVRETMIRGLTYSIPLKINVRLTLWDLDEKTGERIGVKDIKEQSLFVREIPLMTDRTSFIVNGVERVVVNQLHRSPGVIFKEDESNTAESKLLYTGQIIPDRGSWLYFEYDAKDILYVRINKRRKVPITILFRALGYSKEDIVKLFYPVINIKIKNNKFLTEFNPDDFMGRIDYDIKDDKGNLIIGAGKRLTARKAKALIEGGLKLIEYPLELLMDRHTASTIYDPESGEVLFDALTGLDELKLKKLLDLKFDSFEIANDLSSSADASIINAFKADAESLKLLKQIEQIDDENDLAAIRIYKVMRPGEPVTKEAAKEFIRKLFFDPERYDLTKVGRMKMNHKLGVNVPEYVTTLTYEDIIKTVQYLIKVKAGNGHIDDRDHLGNRRIRAIGELLANELHAGLIKMQKTIRDKMTTLSGTLEDIMPHDLINSKMITSTITEFFTSGQLSQFMDQTNPLSEVTHKRRLSALGEGGLVKERAGFEVRDVHPTHYGRICPVETPEGQNIGLINTLSTFSKVNELGFIEAPYKKVVDGVATNEITYFTATQEEGLVIAPGSTKLDENGKILEPLVEVRLNGEILLMERSKVDLIDISSQMVMGVAASLIPFLEHNDANRALMGSNMMRQAVPLINPTAPIVGTGLEKTVARDAWEAIKASRTGTVEKADSKNIYISGEDENGAFIDHYEVNKNVKTNNNTSFGQRVAIKEGDTIEAGQVIADGPSMDKGELAVGINAMVAFMPWNGYNYEDAIILSERLIKKDAFTSVHIYEKDIECRELKHGNEEITRDLPGVKEENITHLDGSGIVKVGTYVTPGMILVGKVTPKGEIKPTPEERLLRAIFGDKAGHVINKSLYCPTSMEGTVVDVKVFTKKGYEKCDRAKAEIDLEKNELNQKHLDKLLMLDREEALKINNLLSKAKLEKELELDGTTYKKGESLSLETLTNVNRFAMKKVVSSYGKDIEKTYNDIKEHFIRQKAQLRKDHEEKLDILEHDDILASGVIKQVKVYIATKRKIKVGDKMAGRHGNKGIVSNIVPRVDMPYLEDGTTVDIILNPLGVPSRMNIGQIMEVHLGLVGRRLGKQIQHIYEAKKGEYIADLRTKMIEVAGVAKLMNAKSFVEKLSDDELLNYARDWSKGVKFATQIFDGVEAYDFEKLFEMAKIDSDGKSVLFDGKTGEKMKERVNVGYMYMLKLHHLVDEKVHARSTGPYSLVTQQPVGGKALFGGQRFGEMEVWALEAYGATNVLKEMLTTKSDDVEGRTRAYRAIANGENVPASGVPETFFVLTKELKALALDVEIFEEVENDEQ is encoded by the coding sequence ATGTTAAACTCTTTAAAATCTGGTAATAGACTCAGAGTAGATTTTGCGAAAAACCCACAAAAAATCGAAATTCCTAACTTATTACAATTACAACAAAATTCGTATGATTCTTTTTTAATGGTAGATAAAAAAGATAGATCACAAGCTGGTATTGAAAAAGTTTTCAAAACTATATTTCCTATTCATGATGCACAAAGTAGGCTAACTTTAGACTATTTGGGAAGTGAAGTTGGAAAACCTAGATATGATGTAAGAGAGACAATGATTAGAGGACTTACATATTCAATTCCTCTTAAAATCAATGTTAGATTAACTCTTTGGGATTTAGATGAAAAAACTGGTGAAAGAATCGGTGTAAAAGATATAAAAGAACAATCTTTATTTGTAAGAGAAATTCCTTTAATGACTGATAGAACATCATTTATTGTAAATGGTGTTGAAAGAGTTGTTGTAAATCAATTACATAGATCTCCAGGTGTTATTTTCAAAGAAGATGAATCAAATACAGCTGAAAGTAAACTTCTTTATACAGGACAGATTATTCCTGATAGAGGTTCATGGTTATACTTTGAATATGATGCAAAAGATATCTTATATGTAAGAATTAACAAAAGAAGAAAAGTTCCAATTACTATTTTATTTAGAGCTTTAGGATATTCAAAAGAGGATATTGTAAAACTATTCTATCCTGTAATTAATATTAAAATTAAAAATAATAAATTCTTAACAGAGTTTAATCCTGATGATTTCATGGGAAGAATTGATTATGATATTAAAGATGATAAAGGTAATTTAATCATTGGTGCTGGTAAGAGACTTACTGCAAGAAAAGCAAAAGCTTTAATTGAAGGTGGACTGAAACTGATTGAATACCCACTTGAACTATTGATGGATAGACACACTGCAAGTACAATTTATGATCCAGAATCAGGAGAAGTATTATTTGATGCTTTAACTGGACTTGATGAATTAAAATTAAAAAAACTTTTAGATCTTAAATTTGACTCTTTTGAAATTGCAAATGATCTTTCAAGTAGTGCAGATGCATCTATTATTAATGCATTTAAAGCAGATGCTGAATCTTTAAAACTATTAAAACAAATTGAACAAATTGATGATGAAAACGATTTAGCTGCAATTAGAATTTATAAAGTTATGAGACCAGGTGAACCTGTTACAAAAGAAGCTGCAAAAGAGTTTATAAGAAAACTTTTCTTTGATCCTGAAAGATATGATTTAACAAAAGTTGGAAGAATGAAAATGAATCATAAACTTGGAGTTAATGTTCCTGAATATGTAACAACTCTAACTTATGAAGATATTATAAAAACTGTTCAATATCTAATTAAAGTTAAAGCTGGTAATGGACATATTGATGATAGAGATCACTTAGGAAATAGAAGAATTAGAGCTATTGGTGAGCTATTAGCAAATGAGTTACACGCTGGTCTTATTAAAATGCAAAAAACAATTAGAGATAAAATGACAACTCTAAGTGGAACTTTAGAAGATATTATGCCACATGATTTAATCAATTCAAAAATGATTACTTCTACAATAACAGAGTTCTTCACAAGTGGACAACTTTCTCAATTTATGGATCAAACAAATCCATTATCAGAAGTTACTCACAAAAGAAGATTATCTGCTCTTGGTGAAGGTGGTTTAGTAAAAGAGAGAGCAGGATTTGAAGTAAGGGACGTTCACCCAACTCACTATGGAAGAATCTGTCCAGTTGAAACTCCTGAGGGACAAAATATTGGTCTTATTAATACTTTATCAACTTTCTCTAAAGTTAATGAATTAGGATTTATTGAAGCTCCTTATAAAAAAGTTGTTGATGGAGTTGCAACAAATGAGATTACATATTTCACTGCAACTCAAGAAGAAGGTCTTGTAATTGCTCCAGGTTCAACAAAACTTGATGAAAATGGAAAAATTTTAGAACCATTAGTTGAAGTAAGATTAAATGGTGAAATCCTTTTAATGGAGAGAAGTAAAGTTGATTTAATAGATATCTCTTCTCAAATGGTTATGGGAGTTGCTGCAAGTTTAATTCCATTTTTAGAACACAATGATGCAAATAGAGCATTAATGGGTTCAAATATGATGAGACAAGCAGTTCCTTTAATTAACCCAACTGCTCCAATTGTTGGAACAGGTTTAGAAAAAACAGTTGCAAGAGATGCTTGGGAAGCTATAAAAGCAAGTAGAACAGGTACTGTAGAAAAAGCTGATTCTAAAAATATTTATATTAGTGGTGAAGATGAGAATGGTGCATTTATTGATCACTATGAAGTAAATAAAAACGTTAAAACAAATAATAATACATCTTTTGGGCAAAGAGTTGCTATTAAAGAAGGTGATACTATTGAAGCTGGGCAAGTAATTGCTGATGGACCTTCAATGGATAAAGGTGAGTTAGCTGTTGGAATTAATGCAATGGTTGCATTTATGCCATGGAATGGGTATAACTATGAGGATGCTATTATTTTAAGTGAAAGACTTATTAAAAAAGATGCATTTACTTCAGTTCATATTTATGAAAAAGATATTGAGTGTAGAGAGCTTAAACATGGTAATGAAGAGATAACAAGAGATTTACCAGGAGTTAAAGAGGAAAATATTACTCATCTTGATGGTTCTGGAATTGTAAAAGTTGGAACATATGTTACTCCTGGAATGATTCTTGTTGGAAAAGTTACACCAAAAGGTGAAATTAAACCAACTCCTGAAGAAAGACTTTTAAGAGCAATTTTTGGGGATAAAGCAGGACATGTTATAAATAAATCTTTATATTGTCCAACATCAATGGAAGGAACAGTTGTTGATGTTAAAGTTTTCACTAAAAAAGGTTATGAAAAGTGTGATAGAGCAAAAGCAGAAATTGATTTAGAAAAAAATGAATTAAATCAAAAACACCTTGATAAACTTTTAATGCTTGATAGAGAAGAGGCTTTAAAAATAAATAATCTTTTATCAAAAGCAAAGCTTGAAAAAGAGCTTGAACTTGATGGTACAACATATAAAAAAGGTGAATCACTTAGTTTAGAAACTCTTACAAATGTAAATAGATTTGCTATGAAAAAAGTAGTTTCTTCATATGGAAAAGATATTGAAAAAACTTATAATGATATAAAAGAGCATTTTATTAGACAAAAAGCTCAATTAAGAAAAGATCATGAAGAAAAACTTGATATTTTAGAACATGATGATATTTTAGCAAGTGGAGTAATTAAACAAGTTAAAGTATATATTGCAACTAAGAGAAAAATCAAAGTTGGTGATAAAATGGCTGGAAGACATGGAAATAAAGGTATTGTTTCAAATATCGTTCCAAGAGTTGATATGCCATATTTAGAAGATGGAACAACTGTTGATATTATTCTAAATCCACTTGGAGTTCCTTCAAGAATGAACATTGGACAAATTATGGAAGTTCACTTAGGACTGGTAGGAAGAAGATTAGGAAAACAGATTCAACATATATATGAGGCTAAAAAAGGTGAATATATAGCTGATTTAAGAACAAAAATGATTGAAGTTGCAGGAGTTGCAAAACTTATGAATGCAAAATCATTTGTTGAGAAATTAAGCGATGATGAACTATTAAATTATGCTAGAGATTGGTCAAAAGGTGTTAAGTTTGCAACACAAATTTTTGATGGTGTTGAAGCTTATGACTTTGAAAAACTATTCGAAATGGCAAAAATTGATAGTGATGGAAAATCTGTTTTATTTGATGGTAAAACAGGTGAGAAAATGAAAGAAAGAGTAAATGTTGGTTATATGTATATGCTAAAACTACATCACTTAGTTGATGAAAAAGTTCATGCAAGAAGTACAGGA